In Acidiphilium acidophilum, one genomic interval encodes:
- a CDS encoding IS256 family transposase, whose amino-acid sequence MDAKKDTIIEALLEHLIENGAGDIATVFARTFELAMQIERERFLHASHYERNPDRQGYANGYKPKRIDTPAGSITVDVPKTAGHVGEPFYPQSLERGRRSVRAVMVAVAEMYIKGVSTRDVEAVMREFGIESLSSAQVSRASKLLDDELAAWRTRPLAEIRYLILDARYEKMRDNGVVRDAAVLSAIGIGPDERRRVLGVSVALSEAEVHWRAFLESLHQRGLRGVEFIVSDDHAGLHAARRAVFGAAHWQRCQFHLAQNAIHHAPNHAIRKRIGAELRTVWNANSLAAAQIALTTLVNAYRDTAPKLADWLERNIPEGLTVFTLPEPHQRRLRTSNPMERGIQQELKRRTTKIRVFPNEASLERLVSAVLVEIDEKWAADTKGYIKWDYQDA is encoded by the coding sequence ATGGACGCCAAAAAGGATACGATTATCGAGGCACTTTTGGAACATCTGATCGAAAACGGCGCAGGCGATATCGCCACGGTATTTGCCAGGACCTTCGAACTCGCCATGCAGATCGAGCGCGAACGCTTCCTCCACGCCAGTCACTACGAGCGCAACCCCGATCGTCAGGGTTACGCCAATGGCTACAAGCCCAAGCGGATCGATACCCCGGCCGGGTCGATCACCGTCGATGTCCCCAAAACCGCCGGTCACGTGGGCGAACCCTTCTACCCACAGTCCCTCGAACGCGGCCGACGCTCGGTCCGCGCCGTCATGGTCGCCGTCGCCGAAATGTACATCAAAGGCGTCTCCACCCGCGACGTCGAGGCCGTCATGCGCGAATTCGGCATCGAAAGCCTCTCCTCCGCTCAGGTCAGCCGCGCCAGCAAGCTGCTCGATGACGAACTCGCCGCCTGGCGCACCCGACCCCTCGCCGAGATCCGCTACCTCATCCTCGACGCCAGATATGAAAAAATGCGCGATAATGGCGTCGTCCGCGATGCCGCCGTGCTCTCGGCCATCGGCATCGGACCCGATGAACGCCGCCGTGTCCTCGGCGTCTCGGTCGCCCTTTCCGAGGCCGAAGTCCATTGGCGTGCCTTCCTCGAAAGCCTCCATCAGCGTGGCCTGCGAGGCGTCGAATTCATCGTCTCCGATGACCATGCCGGATTGCACGCCGCACGCCGCGCCGTCTTCGGCGCCGCACACTGGCAACGATGCCAGTTCCACCTCGCCCAAAACGCCATCCACCACGCCCCCAACCACGCCATCCGCAAACGCATCGGCGCAGAACTCCGGACCGTCTGGAACGCAAATTCCCTCGCCGCTGCCCAGATCGCTCTCACAACCCTCGTCAATGCCTATCGCGACACCGCACCAAAGCTCGCCGATTGGCTCGAACGAAATATCCCCGAAGGCCTCACCGTCTTCACACTGCCAGAACCCCACCAGCGCCGGCTTCGCACTTCCAACCCCATGGAACGCGGCATCCAGCAGGAACTCAAACGCCGCACCACCAAAATCAGGGTCTTCCCCAACGAAGCCTCCCTCGAACGCCTCGTCAGCGCCGTCCTCGTCGAAATCGATGAAAAATGGGCCGCCGACACCAAGGGCTACATCAAGTGGGACTACCAGGATGCCTGA